From Salminus brasiliensis chromosome 21, fSalBra1.hap2, whole genome shotgun sequence, a single genomic window includes:
- the nol8 gene encoding nucleolar protein 8: protein MKRLYVGGLSHTISEKDLRDRFGKFGEVSDVEIITRKDEDGSPLKTFGYINISISDSEYKRCMTVLNKSKWKGGTLQIELAKESFLHRLAEERQKEVEKVHTPRADPQDKLAESFKAAGVENFHMKAAVPGTEIPGQKNWVVSKFGRVLPVLHLKCQGKNKVIKYDPSKHCHNIKKLDTDEGVTPVSKLTWEMDGGYDDISKKRRGEFPPLQKKCPKKIKKDLARNDVQCGVAEETGERRTPGRDRPVEVKSVRKSVRVFDSDADSEDEIRKLVAQERSKALKIASTEEERDTLEVVGDDFMVKSDLFWGGENGVRAQLALKSKDDEEYDSADTDEILTQSKTPGKTKGLSRSEDVNKKSVNEGGDKSKSKKTEDSPKPGTDSEISNDGDESSSESVDSEYEAMMGNCYRLELSLADLENLVKNTKEAADDEEESDDSVSEPEAGLSEISPQRAASQRTGHNPEDILAFLFGPDVEEPESKEKKKKAIKPPSSLPAFIGTKDLFGSTAAPSGSCLKRPADKLDGGTGEEPKRLKEDLESNDQPSEPSHQHLSASVEPQEDRQAQSPHSSSESECSSSSDEMDSKSETIDRTDPMSRYQTVTEPSPQEGCSKKSITSDADFSETSDEEEEEEEEEESNSKADAEHSETSDEEEEEEENNSKADAEHSETSDEEEEEEESNSKADAEHSETSDDEEEEGGSDGAEPNLKGSHMAGSKLQTNDTAASRPRPPQPSVPDAVKQQQDNRKRLAAVEERQKEAEQQKKLIQGALSALDVPNANKGKHIVFDSDDEDDDDGETSAPQKKSLFAEQSDDDDDDDEEEDGSEALGKRSLKEKEGRKAGGSKLFDSSEDEDDDAEDGRFQIKPQFEGRAGQKLMELQSRFGTDPRFQMDAKFLEKVDETEEQDAGSQMPDRLELVEEKKKNLAILQSVVNVSVQSSGSKESTKGKTFRDISALHYDPTSEAHAAFETKPEKTPEKESKAARRRKRQEAAKLPEVSKDIYYDVTVDLKEVFGTTKEEPSEKKEELTWDKKDDEHEEAEQDTPVLSALSKTEEDSSSGFKFSFFGDDSAAETTSKIDEYKIETLKGAKVSWQADPRFQDSSSDEEDVEKEEEKNTDQSPPTSTAPEEPAPRRTFFFHEGDVRLIEGPRLFCRRQTLEEIRAGWEAVREMLKQDVRKKHRDAVRLQRSRAKK, encoded by the exons ATGAAGCGACTGTATGTCGGTGGCCTGAGCCACACAATATCTGAAAAAGATCTCCGAGATCGATTTGGAAAGTTTGGAGAGGTGTCTGATGTGGAGATCATAACCAGGAAGGATGAAGATG GGTCTCCACTGAAGACATTTGGTTATATCAATATAAGCATCTCAGATTCTGAGTACAAAAGAT GCATGACTGTGTTGAACAAATCCAAATGGAAAGGGGGCACCTTACAAATTGAATTGGCAAAGGAAAGCTTTCTACACAG GCTTGCTGAAGAGCGTCAGAAAGAGGTTGAGAAGGTTCATACGCCGAGGGCCGACCCTCAAGACAAACTAGCGGAGTCTTTCAAGGCAGCTGGCGTTGAGAACTTCCACATGAAAGCAGCAGTTCCAGGAACAGAAATCCCAGGCCAAAAG AACTGGGTGGTGAGCAAGTTTGGAAGAGTCCTTCCTGTCCTTCATCTTAAATGCCAAGGGAAAAACAAG GTTATCAAATATGACCCATCAAAGCACTGCCACAACATCAAGAAGCTGGACACCGATGAGGGCGTCACTCCAGTGTCCAAGCTGACCTGGGAGATGGACGGTGGATATGACGACATCAGcaaaaagaggagaggagagttcCCACCACTCCAGAAGAAGTGTCCTAAGAAGATCAAAAAGGATTTGGCGAGAAATGATGTTCAGTGTGGAGTTGCTGAAGAGACTGGTGAGAGAAGGACTCCAGGACGTGATCGTCCGGTGGAAGTGAAGTCCGTACGGAAGTCTGTTCGTGTTTTCGACAGTGACGCAGACTCTGAGGACGAAATTAGGAAGCTGGTCGCACAGGAACGTTCAAAAGCCCTCAAGATAGCATCcacagaggaggagagggatACCTTGGAAGTGGTTGGAGATGATTTCATGGTGAAGTCTGACTTGTTCTGGGGAGGCGAGAACGGGGTGAGAGCCCAGCTTGCGTTGAAGTCAAAGGATGATGAGGAATATGACTCGGCTGACACGGATGAAATCCTTACTCAGAGCAAAACCCCAGGCAAGACTAAAGGACTGAGCAGGTCTGAGGATGTTAATAAGAAGTCAGTTAATGAAGGAGGTGATAAGAGCAAGAGCAAGAAGACTGAAGACTCTCCAAAGCCAGGCACAGACTCTGAGATTAGTAATGATGGCGACGAATCTTCAAGCGAAAGCGTCGATTCCGAGTATGAGGCCATGATGGGTAACTGCTACAGGCTAGAACTGTCCCTAGCAGATCTAGAGAACCTTGTGAAGAACACCAAGGAAGCTgcagatgatgaagaagaaagtGATGATTCGGTCAGTGAGCCAGAGGCTGGGCTCTCAGAAATCAGCCCTCAGAGAGCTGCCTCACAAAGGACTGGCCACAACCCAGAAGATATCTTGGCCTTTCTCTTTGGGCCTGACGTGGAGGAGCCTGAGAgcaaggagaaaaagaaaaaggccaTCAAGCCACCATCGTCTCTTCCTGCTTTCATCGGGACAAAGGATCTCTTTGGGTCGACCGCAGCGCCCTCAGGCTCGTGTCTCAAAAGACCAGCGGACAAACTAGACGGTGGAACTGGAGAGGAACCCAAAAGACTTAAAGAAGACCTGGAAAGTAACGATCAGCCGTCAGAACCTTCACATCAGCATCTGTCAGCATCTGTAGAGCCACAGGAGGACCGCCAAGCCCAATCTCCTCATAGTTCCTCTGAATCTGAATGCAGTTCATCCAGTGATGAGATGGACAGTAAATCTGAAACCATCGACAGGACAGATCCTATGTCCAGATATCAGACAGTGACCGAACCTTCACCTCAAGAGGGCTGCTCAAAGAAAAGCATTACTTCTGATGCTGATTTCTCAGAGACCagtgatgaagaggaggaggaggaggaggaggaggaaagtaATAGCAAAGCTGATGCTGAGCATTCAGAGACcagtgatgaagaagaggaggaggaggagaataaTAGCAAAGCCGATGCTGAGCATTCAGAGACcagtgatgaagaagaggaggaggaggagagtaaTAGCAAAGCCGATGCTGAGCATTCAGAGACcagtgatgatgaggaggaggaaggggggAGTGATGGTGCAGAACCAAACCTGAAGGGGTCGCACATGGCCGGTTCTAAACTGCAGACTAATGACACCGCTGCATCACGTCCCAGACCTCCTCAGCCGTCCGTTCCAGACGCAGTCAAGCAGCAGCAGGACAACCGGAAGCGCCTTGCTGCGGTAGAGGAGAGGCAGAAGGAGGCGGAGCAACAGAAGAAGCTTATTCAAGGAGCTCTTTCTGCATTG GATGTCCCAAATGCAAACAAAGGGAAGCACATCGTGTTCGATTCGGATGATGAAGATGACGATGATGGAGAAACCTCAGCACCCCAGAAAAAGAGCCTCTTTGCAGAGCagtctgatgatgatgatgatgatgatgaggaggaggatggatcAGAAGCTCTTGGAAAACGAAGCCTCAAAGAAAAG GAAGGCAGAAAGGCAGGGGGTAGCAAACTGTTCGACAGCAGTGAGGACGAAGATGATGACGCTGAGGACGGCCGTTTCCAGATAAAGCCACAGTTTGAAGGCAGAGCTGGACAGAAG ctcATGGAATTGCAATCCAGATTCGGAACAGATCCCAGATTTCAGATGGACGCCAAGTTTCTTGAAAAGGTTGACGAAACAGAAGAACAAG ATGCAGGATCCCAAATGCCAGACAGACTGGAGCTTGttgaagagaagaagaaaaacctGGCCATCCTGCAAAGCGTTGTTAACGTCAGCGTTCAGTCGAGTGGTAGTAAAGAGTCTACGAAAGGCAAGACCTTTAG GGACATCTCTGCTTTGCATTACGACCCAACGAGTGAAGCACACGCTGCCTTCGAAACTAAGCCGGAAAAAACGCCAGAAAAAGAAAG TAAAGCTGCAAGGCGAAGGAAACGTCAAGAGGCAGCGAAACTTCCAGAGGTATCTAAGGACATCTATTACGACGTGACCGTGGATCTGAAAGAGGTGTTCGGGACGACAAAAGAAGAGCCCAGTGAAAAGAAGGAGGAACTTACGTGGGACAAAAAGGATGACGAGCATGAAGAGGCTGAACAAGACACGCCGGTGTTGTCTGCTCTGTCAAAAACTGAGGAAGACTCTTCCAGTGGCTTTAAATTCTCCTTCTTTGGAGATGACTCGGCTGCAGAGACTACCTCAAAGATAG ATGAATACAAAATTGAGACTCTGAAAGGGGCCAAAGTCTCCTGGCAAGCGGACCCTCGTTTCCAGGACAGCAGTTCAGATGAGGAGGAtgtggagaaggaggaggagaaaaataCGGATCAATCGCCCCCCACCAGCACGGCACCTGA AGAGCCGGCCCCCAGAAGAACCTTCTTTTTTCATGAAGGGGACGTACGGTTAATTG AGGGACCAAGACTGTTCTGCAGACGTCAGACCCTGGAAGAAATCAGAGCAGGCTGGGAGGCAGTGCGAGAAATGCTCAAACAG